The region TTCCGTTCTTCTCCCCAACGTTGATTCACTTTCAAGGGTTTCCAACGGGGAAGACGACCACGTTCTAGTTATTGACCGTGTTGCTTCCCATCGCAACGCTTTTAAAATTTACACTTACTTCCTTCTCAACATTGTTCTCGCTGAAGATTCCTACAATGCCCCCAAGGTAAGTAGCGTCAGAATTTCAAAGTTTAGTTTATGTTAACCTAGAACTCAAACTATATTCTATTGTGTAAGTTTATATTGAAATATCTCCCATAGTTGTATACGTATACATAGATCTAACATTTGAGAATTATAGGAATTAGTATGAAGTCAAATTTGGGAATTTTTTTCACTCAAGTATATTTTATAGAGTAGCAAAATTGTTTAGTTTGAAGCATGCTGTATTACGATTTCAGTTGGTGGCAGCTAGTGCCAGGAAGAAACTACCCGGACATTCGTGGAATTGGGAGCCACTGAGAGCTCGGATTCTCAGTCTCATTGCCAGCTCATTGGAGATAAACCTTGAATTACTTTTTGGTTCATCTGACCCTGACGAAGGTTACTTGTCTTTCATCACAAAGTGAGTAATGGTATCCTATCCTTTCACCTTTCTTCAGTTCGGTATCACTACTCAGGGCTTTCTGATTTTTCCATCCACTTTTTGTAGAAATGCATTCTCCATGTTTGAAAATGTGGTGCTTTTAAAAGATTCCAACTCAAAAGATGCCCTCTGTCGCATAATTGGAGCCTGCTCAACTAAGTACCATTACACGACACAGTCTAGTGTATCCATCATCCACCTTATTCACAAATATGATTTTGTTGTCGTCCACTTGGCGGATGCGGTCGCTGGTGCCCAAAACAAGTATTCAGATGGAAGCCTTTCATCTTCCATTGTTAGAGAAATTGGAAGGACTAATCCAAAAGATTATGTCAAAGACACTGTTGGTGCTGAAAATGTGGGCCGTTTTCTTGTGGAGTTAGCAGACCGTATTCCCAAATTGATATCAACTAACATTGGCATTCTTGTTCCTCACTTTGGTGGTGAGTCTTATAAGATTAGAAACGCTCTTGTTGCCGTGTTGGGGAAGTTAGTATCAAAAGCGTTTAAGGATATTGACGGTGAAGTGAGTACGAAGAACATTCGGTTGCGTACTAAGCAAGCTATGTTGGAAATTTTGCTTGAGAGATGTAGGGATGTTTCAGCTTACACCAGGAGTCGTGTGCTTCAGGTGTGGGGGGAGTTATGTGAGGAACACTCAGTTTCAATTGGTTTATGGAACGAGGTTGCAGAAGTTGCTGCTGGGAGATTGGAGGACAAGAGTGCAATAGTCAGAAAATCTGCTTTGAATCTGTTAATCATGATGTTGCAGCATAATCCTTTTGGCCCACAGCTCCGAGTAGCTTCATTTGAGGCAACATTGGATCAGTATAAGAAAAAGTTGAAAGAACTTGAGCCTTCCAAAGGTTCTGATAATGAAAACTCTAATGTGGATAGTGATGTAGATGATTTGAATTTTGAAGCTGTTGAGAAGGAGCAGCAAGAGAGTGTTACTGATACGTTTATGTCACAGGAAGAAGATGCAATCCCTATGCAGAATGGTAGTGATAGTAGTGTGCCTGATGTTGGGAACTTGGAGCAGACTAGGGCCTTGGTGGCATCGCTTGAGGCTGGATTGAGATTCTCTAAATGTATAGAGGCCACAATGCCAACGCTTGTCCAGTTGATGGCGTCATCTTCTGCTACTGATGTTGAAAATACAATTCTCTTGTTGATGAGGTGTAAGCAATTTCAAATTGACGGCTCAGAAGAATGTCTCCGAAAGATGTTGCCCCTGGTAAGCCATAGTTCTCTTTATTGTCTAACAAGGTTATTCAAAGTTTATTTAGTTGTTGTTTCAATGTTTTATTCATGACAAAATGGAATGGTTCTGTATAATCCGTGCAATTGACTCTGTCATTGGCTGTTGTTGTGTTCTTAAATGTGTTGTGTACTCTATGTATGTGAATTGTTGAATATTGGTTTTTCTGAAATTAATTTACTTTCTGGCATTTGCTATTGGTTGTAGGCATTTTCTCAGGATAAATCCATCTTTGAAGCAGTGGAGAATGCTTTCAGTACAATATACATAAGGAAAAACCCAATGGAAACTGCCCAGAATCTCTCTAGCCTTGCAACCGGTTCCAATATAGGAGATCTGGCAGCTCTTGAGTTTATAGTTGGCACCCTGGTCTCCAAGGGAGATATATCTTCCAGCACAGTATGTTTTCATGCATTGTTATGCTGTATGTTAATGTTATATAAATATGTAATTTGAAATTGAATGCCTCTAGATTTGCCTCCATTGTGATATTTTATACCCCTAGGAAGAACTAGAACTTTGACTTTTTGTTGGCCTGAAATGATAAATGCATTGAGGTCGTCATTTACAAACACGGGCCTGTATTTTATACAATCATGACTAGCAACACTATATCCTACCTAGTTATATCAAATGTTAACCCGTGCTGTAAAAGAGTTCAGTGGCTCTTTCCTGAGTTAAATAAATTATTCTATAAGATAAGATTGAAATATTCAATGTAAACAAGGCTGtatgttttcttttgttttatATCCCGGTTTACAAGTTTAAATATGATTTGTGAGGAGATTGGCTGATACTTGCATACTTAGATATCATTTGATGATAAACACTGCTCTTAGATAAGCATAAAAAAAGACAAACATGTTTTAAATTGGAAAGTAGGATTCAGATTGTTAATGCTGGCAATAAGCTACGAACTCTTGTTTGAATTATTACAGCGGCTTCCTTTCATTTCCTCCATCAAAACACATTCTTGCTGTCATCATATCGAATTTCGTTCCCATCATTGATTTGATTTTTTCAAAATGCTTCCACTATTGCAGATATCTGCATTATGGGATTTATTTTGCTTCAATGTTGGTGGGACCACTGCAGAGCTAAGCCGTGGTGCTTTATCTGTCCTTTGCATGGTCGAAAAGACATCAACTGGTGTACTTGGCTCACATTTACAAGACATCATTGATATTGGGTTTGGTCGTTGGTCTAAAGTTGATCCTTTGCTGGCAAGGACAGCTTGTCTTGCTATTGAGAGGCTTTCTGAAGGCGACAAGACAAAGTTGTTGGCAAATAATAGTGTTCGAATATTTGGCATTCTTGAAAGTTTAATTACTGGCTTTTCGTTTCCAGCAAATATTTGGTATGCTGCTGCTGACAAAGCAATAACTGCCATATATGCTGTTCACCCTACTCCAGAAACAATAGCAGCTGACTTGATAAATAAATCTCTCAGTTCTGTTTTTAAGGACCATGGTGGTAGTGACATTGACACTAGTAGCAGCATTCCAATCACAGTTCATGAGGCAAAGCTGTGTAGATGTTTATTTGTCATAAGTCATATTTCCATGAATCAATTGGTCTATATTGAATCATGTGGCCGTAAAATTCAGAAGCAGAAACTTGCAAAAGAGAAGAAAAACATTGAGAGTCAGAGTGCCGACAGTAATGGCACAGCGTCAGCTGGTACACAGAAGGTGCAATCAGTGTTTTTTACTACTGTTCTATCATACTTGATAGCTTCAACTAACAGTTTTCATTAACATATTTTGATCTTTTACTGTCAATTCTTTAGAATTTGGTTAATTAATGTGTTGCAGGATAATGACATAAATGCTGAGTTAGGATTTGCAGCCTCTGAGGATGCGGCACTTGATGCAATGTTTGAAAAAGCAGAAAAGGAAATTGTTTCTGGTGTTTCAAATGAAAAGAATTTGGTTGGTATTTGTGCAACCTTTTTGTCAAAGCTTTCTAGAAATTTTGGACTACTACAAAAGGTGATTTTGCTTTGATATCCTCCTTCACAAAAATGAATATCTTGCATTTTGTATTGATCTGTTCGTGATTTGGTTTATTTTTTTATCATGTGCATAATGAATGACTGTATATGGAAAACACCAGCTACTTTTTGAAATGTGAAAATTGAATatatttttttacatataattAATGTCACATACACTTTTAAAGCGTTAAAGGAAAGAACCTTTTTTAATTTTTATCTCTATGTGATTTCACAGCTTTAATTCATTAATTTGTTGTTTGATGATGTTAGAATATTATATAATGGAAAATGCTTGTTCTTACGAAGGGCAACAAGCATGAAGTGATACGAATAGTTATATAATTTACAGCTTTTAATTCTCTTCCTCCCATGTATTTAATTACAGCAGTAAATTAATGTTTCAATGAAATTCGTTGCCAAATAAGTCATGCTATATAGCACTTCTCTTATATACTATTTTATAATATCTTTTATATTAATTCAGAGTATCTTAGAGTATCTCTAAGTATCATCTTTGATATTAATTATTCTTATCATGATTTGTTCTTGATTTATGATCGAGTCTACTTATTTCTATAAATAGGGATTAACATTGAGTCTTTTTATATCAAGTAAATAATAATTATCGATCAAGTTTTTCTCTCATCTTTTACACAATCACAAATTCAAGATGGTATCAAAGCTTGGTTACTATCTAGGGACATGTGGGTTATGGACTGTTAACAGATATAACTGCTTCCATTTCTTCAGTATCCAGAATTACAGGCTTCTGCAATGCTTGCTTTGTGTCGTTTGATGATCACTGATGCAGAATTTTGGTGAGTTATTCTTGCCCGTTCTCTACCTCTTGTCCTGAATTCTGTCCCTACTTTATCTATGCCATATAAGCTCTAAGTAAGTTTTTTTCAGTGATGCAAATCTTCAGCTTCTCTTCACAGTTGTGGACAATGCACAGTCAGAAATTGTCCGTTCTAATTGCACTATTGCACTAGGAGACTTAGCAGTAAGGTTTCCCAATCTTTTAGAACCATGGACAGAAAAAATGTATGCCCGCCTACAAGATCCTTGTGTATCTGTAAGGAAGAATGCGGTTCTGGTGCTTTCGCATCTCATACTAAATGATATGATGAAGGTATAGGTCTCTTAAGTTGTTAATATTCTTTTTGTCCCTTTCAATTTTGCAGTGCTTTAGACACTGACGCAATCATTTCTCTATCAGGTGAAAGGGCACATTAATGAAATGGCAGTTAGATTAGAAGACGAAGATGAAAGAATTTCAAATCTAACAAAGTTGTTTTTTCTTGAACTTTCCAAGAAAGGTTTTTCCTTATAATTATCTCTTTTGCATAAAAATGTCTTCTATTATTCTCGATATTACATTTTTCAAGGTAGAAAGGTATTTAATATAGTCTCATGGCATTGCAACAGGAAACAATCCAATATATAATTTGCTTCCTGACATACTTAGCAAATTATCCAAGCAGAACCTGAGCAATGAATCTTTCTGCAACATCATGCAATTTTTAATTGCTTCCATCAAGAAGGTAAATGTTGTCTCACAATGTTTACATTGTTTCCTATATTTATTCTGATTGCACCCTCATTTAGTTTTTTAAGTACTCCAGGACCGACAAATGGAAGCGCTGGTGGAAAAGCTATGTAATAGGTTTAGTGGTGTCGCAGGTATAACTTTTTCCCTTATCTTAAGTACTCTTAGTCTTAATATAAACAGTTCCACTAGTTAATGTCTAAAATTTTCTGAGCTAATGTTCACCCTAGATGATACATCCTAACAACTGTTCATAATGATCAAATGTGTGTTTATTTCTCTGCAGATATCAGACAGTGGGAGCATATATCTTATTGTCTATCTCAGCTATCATTTACTGAAAAGGGAATGAAAAAACTCATAGATTTATTTAAGACCTATGAACATGCCTTGTCAGAGGATTCTGTTATGGATAATTTTAGAAACATATTGAACAAGGTAATGATATTTTTTATTACTTGTGCATACTTTATATGAAAAGGACGAGGGCTTTTCTTTTCTTGTTTTACTCAAATTTTAAATTGAAATCAGGGAAAGAAGTTTGCAAAACTGGAACTTAAAACTTACATTGAGGAGTTTGAGGAGAAGCTGACTAAGTTCCACACTGAAAAGAAGGAACAGGAAGTTACTGCTCGAAATGCCCAAATCCATCAACAGAAGATTGACAGCAGGGAGAACCTTAACATGGATAAAAATTCCGAAGATTACTCAAAATCTAATACTTCAGGTTAACTTCGCAATCTTAAAAATGTTTAGGTTTTATACACTCTACTCTCTTCCTAATAAATTTGTTATATTAGTTCATTGCCAGTGATAGCAATTCTTGCCCATTAGTGTATTTTTTATGTCTAAAATCTTTACTTTTCAGTTCTACAATTGTTAGTAGCTTTTCTCGTCGGCTTGCCCCTTTACCGATACTACTTTTGTCGGTAGTTGTGCACGAATATAATGAATTTATGATTTTTCCAACTGGAAATAGATATTTGAGGGAAGATTTGCTGTGTTTTGGCAAATTTTTATCATCTAGCATATGGCATTGGTGTTGCTAGAAAATAGTTAGCATTTGACCAGAGTACATAGAATCAACTGGTAATAGGGATGAAGAAATAAGGTTAATCAACCCAGTGTAATTGGACCCTTAACTTCCGATTAATTGAAAATGACTAGGGCAAAGCTAATTACATTAGTGTCTAAACTTTACGACATGATAATTCTAATGGGCCGTGTTCTGCATGATAATTCTTTAATAATGGTGGAATAAAGCCAACCATCATATTGGCAAATGCCAATCCACTGTTAAGTTAGCAAAGAGGATAAACATGTAAAGCATAGCAACATGATTTGACTGGATAAAAAACTTTCTCTTGATAAAAGAATATGATGCTGAGGAATTTTATTTTATCATACAGTTTCTTGTTTTCGATGAGCTTCTAGTGAATTTTATGTTAACAACACGTTTGTTGATAATCTTGTGTTCTGCATGATAATTCTTTAATAATGGTGGAATAAAGCCAACCATCATATTGGCAAATGCCAATCCACTGTTAAGTTAGCAAAGAGGATAAACATGTAAAGCATAGCAACATGATTTGACTGGATAAAAAACTTTCTCTTGATAAAAGAATATGATGCTGAGGAATTTTATTTTATCAGACAGTTTCTTGTTTTCGATGAGCTTCTAGTGAATTTTATGTTAACAACGTTTGTTGATAATCTTGTGTTTTCTGAAGATGAAGCAGATGGTGAAGTAATTGATACGTGTAACAAAGAGACAAATACTTTGTCTATAAATGGTAAATCAAAAACTAAACCTCAGCCAGAAGCATCTTCTAGTGTCTTGAGTGAATTGATTGAGCCAGATCAAGAGAATATTGAAGTTCAATCACCCATGGTTAAGACAAGAGGTTAGTTAAAACACAGCTTTTGTGAATTTGGCTGATTGTATTGTTGTAATTAACATGATGCTGGCAAATTATAGGAGCTCAACGATCCAGAATAAAAAAAAACAGCGTGAAAGAGGAAAAAGGTGATATCTCTATCACTAATCAAAGAGTTACTCGATCTAGGAGGTATGTCTCTATGCATGAAAGGTTAAGTGCCTCTGCATCTTCAATTTGCATGATTAGATGACAACTTTCTGATCTTGCATTGTGCGCGATAAATAAATCCTGACGAGAAAATAATTAAAGCAAATGGATTTATAGATTTTTGAATCTTGATAAAGCATGATGGATTATGGAAAATGTTGATAGTTTTTTAATATCATGTTTGTCTGTGTATTTGGTTTCCGAAACAAGCAAATGCTGCTTATAATTTAGTCATTTAATCTAAGTAGTCTAAATAGTCAGAGAAGCAGATTCTGGTTTTCAAAGTAAGCTAATGAATGGTATGAAAATGTCTGACAAGTTGTTATTTATCTCTGATTTACACTATTTTGGGCAAGAAGACAACTTTGGTATTAGATATAAAGGAACCTTAAAGTATGATGCGAGTATACTTAGAAGGCGCTGCCTACAAAATGCATATATAATTTTGCAATATAAACAGGAAGTTTTAATATGGTTTGCTTACAAAGGTTCTTGGTGAATTAGTTAATTTCACTGGTTTCTGACTGAAAAGTGACTAAATTATTTATAACAATATACTTTGTATCCTCGTGCAGGTAAATACACAGACACCTTTGGATGAAAAGGTAGACTACTTATCAGTTGgattttcaattttttatgattgTGATACAATGCCTGATAGTATGGAATCTTGAATACTGAATTATTGCCAACATGTGGATGCATTATCAAAACGCCGTGTTTAACGGTGGAGCACTTCTTCTCGGAAGTTGTACATGTGAAATTTGAGTGATCTTTTTGTATATGTTGATTGGGTTTGGAACTCCTGCATGTCTGCCCCTATACATCCACCAATGCACAGAACACCGAGGCATGCACTTCAGTGTGTATTGTATGAAACCTGAAATTCAATTACAACTGGATTTATACCGTAATCAGAAAAGGAATTTAATAGATATTCAACCATTTATAAATCAACTCGTTGATAACCATTTAAATATATTCAGATATTTTAAATGAATTTGAATCAGATTATAGGTATGTTTATCATATACGGATATTTTGTACATCCCTAAGAATATGAATGTTCATGGTTGAATTATTTACGGATATTTTAACCAATAcatatgcttttgtttttacAAAATATATTATATCCATAATCAAATTTTATAATCGGTTATGAATTTCCTAATCAGTTTTAAAGTTCATATTTGATTTTCAGTTTTAAACTGGTTTTGGACATAAAAAGTCAATGCCGAGTATTAATTTTTTAGGACTGATTTTTCAATAAACTGGTGTTAGAAATTAAAATCCAAATTATAGAAATTgtttttacaaaaaaaataaacTAATATTTTCATAATCTTAAATTGTTAACTCCATTTTGCCAATTATATTTTCAAGATCAATTGATTATGCCTCAAATAGAAATCACTTAAATAACATGAATCAAAATAGTACATTATCTTTATGGTTAATGTTGGAAAACAATAATTTGAATTTTCTGTAAATTATATTAATTATATAGTaaaacaacaaagaaataaaataaatttctataaaaaattaaaaatgataATATTTAATCACAATTATCATGATCCCTTTTGCTAAAAAATTCTTTAAACTATTTACTGTATATGATGTAAAATTAAGATACAACTTACCTTTCATAACAACATAGACCACCGCAAAAATTCCAATATATAGGACAAATTGATATACCAATCCAAAATTATTCATTTAGAGATAATTTTAGTATTTTAGAAGAAAAATATACCAGTCCAAAATCTTTTATCCCCTATATATTATTATTAGCGGTCAGGTGGGCACGCACTCCCGTAAGACTCTtaaattagaattttttttagagaaaaagatagtaaaattaatagtaagtaGTGTAATCAAATTTGTTTTACCTTATAAAGATTCAAATCAATTCTTCGTACATCTCTTTATCAACGCGTtcttgagatttaaaaaactacaaatacatgacGAAATGTCATAGCATCAAAGAAATACATTcagaacatggggatccatatatgatgtttagaaaCAAAGTGGATCATTGTTGGATTGATCTATTTGTtttgagggtctcaaaccctagttgtgagcttgatagggcataggtggacacacacacactacctacaaaagaaacaaaggCATACATAGATATATTTTTAacattttggttagtaaacaaaagaaaataaagtatgatacaatcaaaatgtgcttggtgatctctcccaatacaaacccaataaatgaggggtaaggaggatgccaaggtgtgatcccaaagtcaatgcaaatgatgagatagcatgagggaacttagggtcaaaattggggtcttatagctgcccatatttaaggaaattctagctgaggatgtggaggttaaaatcttcgtatcaactcagcagaatggacttaaataacaacatctagaaacaaattttggtccctaagagacctcatgatgcaaatgatatgtgcgcaaaaataatctttgtggggaatgtattgccacaaaggaaaagaatccagagaaACTGAATGCCCataggagtataatgcattccgtcAGGAAAACTTACTGaggagatagagactctgggggataaaaggtTACGCGTAGGCCATACTACAACTTacaaactgctggagacacgagaggatttccatgaaaataaatcaatggaaagactcataCTAGGGAGAAAGAAAAGCTGCATTATTGGGATAACATCAATACAACAAGAAACACTTGTTGAGGAAATGTGTAAATCATAGCAAAGCTGAAGTACTCGAATGCAACAGGGGATTGTCGTACTTCACAGGggaaatatgcactcaaacttaactggggaagaataaacttcaacacaggagtaaaagagatgtATTATCTACTACTTGTTACTGGTTAAGAAGATTAATACACTCGGACAGggggacatccgttaccggttagggtaaacatatcaaggatgactcgctgaggaaaaggAGGCATATTCATTATCGATcattgggtaagaataacctaccGGGGAAAGGAATtcaaataggaattacaactacctgttactagccaaaagaccaaagagagagtatccatcaccggttaagatgagcatatcaaggataaactcaaaggaagaatatccgtcaccgattaagatgaacatatcaaggatagactgcaGGGAAAAAAGGGTTTACAACTATATGTGGGGATAGAATACCAAACAAAGAGAAAATCTATCACTatttaaagtgaacatatcaaggataaactctgaggGGGGAATAtgatttatatctaccatttactgggcagaataccacaaataggaattacaactatcggttactaggtagaataccTAAGAAAGAGACaatccgtcaccgattaaagtgaacatatcaaggatgaacccttctgggaaaaataggaattacaactacctttttagtgggtagaataccaaacaggaagaatatccgtcaccggttaagatgaacatatcaaggatatacttgttGGGGAAACGAAAAAACGAATCTGCTGGAGAAAAACAAAGcagtaaattaccttttaccggttactaggtaaaTTAACACAGGAAAAGTACTCAACaccaagaagaatattaccagctATTGGGCAATAACTCTCgggggaccaaaagatctatctaggtaagaactagaaagaaacggtcaaacaagactcaacccaatgaggatataactcaaggggaatggttccatccaaataatgagctagggaggaaactaaaataataatcttccacgaggaaacaactcagtggggaaaggaaaaagataaactttttctgcttaagtggctgacactctacaattgaaggaggacagacacaccaaatctgcatggggagataacgtcaccaaagcaggggatcagaataAACATAAAATGTGATAAGATGCACAATGAGATATCTGATAATGTGTTTTATGCATGCATATGCATGagtgtagtggtaaattcatgaccatcaagttatggataagcttaacgtcaataaaaccagagtcgccactgcacttttattatttccaaaggaaaagggaaaagtacgaacaaaacccaaaaataagaagttttcaaatcaaaactaataaaatgccatagattacaggtaagggggttggttacacatagggaaggtgttagcacccaaagtgtcctatgtACTCATATGGAgtccttttttatgtgtgtatgtgtttttggtataaaagatgtttgagaaaaatagagcgtggggatgagaaaagaattcattgattatatttttgtgtttgacaagatcttcggacttatgcctacgtaccaacataaaaatgagggattaaaacctcgtagttcgtggtatcaatttcaaaatgagtggattgtttttaacaaaattttaattaaaaagGGGGCACAAAGAagccaaaaatttgaatgagtgttag is a window of Lathyrus oleraceus cultivar Zhongwan6 chromosome 6, CAAS_Psat_ZW6_1.0, whole genome shotgun sequence DNA encoding:
- the LOC127092095 gene encoding condensin-1 complex subunit CAP-D2, with protein sequence MAPHFVFPRTLQDLEQDSPEDNSLSVQNPINIASLSSSQLEEFVKGVSFDLSDREILCVEDQDVFDRVYSLIRGYASLPNSCKLNLVESLRSNLSVLLPNVDSLSRVSNGEDDHVLVIDRVASHRNAFKIYTYFLLNIVLAEDSYNAPKLVAASARKKLPGHSWNWEPLRARILSLIASSLEINLELLFGSSDPDEGYLSFITKNAFSMFENVVLLKDSNSKDALCRIIGACSTKYHYTTQSSVSIIHLIHKYDFVVVHLADAVAGAQNKYSDGSLSSSIVREIGRTNPKDYVKDTVGAENVGRFLVELADRIPKLISTNIGILVPHFGGESYKIRNALVAVLGKLVSKAFKDIDGEVSTKNIRLRTKQAMLEILLERCRDVSAYTRSRVLQVWGELCEEHSVSIGLWNEVAEVAAGRLEDKSAIVRKSALNLLIMMLQHNPFGPQLRVASFEATLDQYKKKLKELEPSKGSDNENSNVDSDVDDLNFEAVEKEQQESVTDTFMSQEEDAIPMQNGSDSSVPDVGNLEQTRALVASLEAGLRFSKCIEATMPTLVQLMASSSATDVENTILLLMRCKQFQIDGSEECLRKMLPLAFSQDKSIFEAVENAFSTIYIRKNPMETAQNLSSLATGSNIGDLAALEFIVGTLVSKGDISSSTISALWDLFCFNVGGTTAELSRGALSVLCMVEKTSTGVLGSHLQDIIDIGFGRWSKVDPLLARTACLAIERLSEGDKTKLLANNSVRIFGILESLITGFSFPANIWYAAADKAITAIYAVHPTPETIAADLINKSLSSVFKDHGGSDIDTSSSIPITVHEAKLCRCLFVISHISMNQLVYIESCGRKIQKQKLAKEKKNIESQSADSNGTASAGTQKDNDINAELGFAASEDAALDAMFEKAEKEIVSGVSNEKNLVGICATFLSKLSRNFGLLQKYPELQASAMLALCRLMITDAEFCDANLQLLFTVVDNAQSEIVRSNCTIALGDLAVRFPNLLEPWTEKMYARLQDPCVSVRKNAVLVLSHLILNDMMKVKGHINEMAVRLEDEDERISNLTKLFFLELSKKGNNPIYNLLPDILSKLSKQNLSNESFCNIMQFLIASIKKDRQMEALVEKLCNRFSGVADIRQWEHISYCLSQLSFTEKGMKKLIDLFKTYEHALSEDSVMDNFRNILNKGKKFAKLELKTYIEEFEEKLTKFHTEKKEQEVTARNAQIHQQKIDSRENLNMDKNSEDYSKSNTSDEADGEVIDTCNKETNTLSINGKSKTKPQPEASSSVLSELIEPDQENIEVQSPMVKTRGAQRSRIKKNSVKEEKGDISITNQRVTRSRR